A segment of the Trifolium pratense cultivar HEN17-A07 linkage group LG7, ARS_RC_1.1, whole genome shotgun sequence genome:
TGAAGGTTGCTTGCTATTCATTCATATGCAGATACTAATTTGATTGTGAAATCATAGTCAAGGACTGTATATGTCATTTCCATCGTTTAACCACTAATTTTAATCATGCTATATCTTCCATGGACTATTTACTTTTGATTGAATCATTTGCAAATTACTCTTTTAGGTATCAGAATGGATGAGCAATAACAGTAAAAATGATTTATCTCCCGGAGACATTGCTAAACGGCTCAACCTGATATCTAAAGTTCATGGTCTAGAACAAGCACAGAAATTTTTCAAAGGCATCCCTGAAGCTAAAATTGGATTCAAGATCTATGCTGCTCTTTTAAACTGTTATGCAGAACATAAATCTTTGGAGGAAGCAGAGGTCACCATGGAGAAAATTAAGAAGTTGCGTCCCGTGGACATGACAGTTTGTTATAATATGATGTTAAAACTATATGCTCAGAAAGGtaaacatgaaaaattagatagGTTGATGCAAGAAATGCAAGAGAAGGACATTTGCAACGGCGCTACGTATACCATTAGGTTGAATGCTTATGTAAATTCTAGAGACATAGAAGGGATGGAGAAGCTACTAATGCAAATGGAAGCCGATCCTGTGGCAACTGTGGACTGGTATACATATGCTACAGCTGCAAATGGTTATATGAAAGTCGGCAATGTTGAGAAGGCCTCGGAAATGATGAAGAAATCGGAAAATTCAGTTAATGATCGGGCGAGAAAGACTGCGTATGAATCTCTTCTAACCATGCATGCTGCAATTGGAAACAAGGACGAGGTTTATCGACTCTGGAATAGGTGTAAAAATCTTAGAAATTCTTTCAACTCAAGTTACTTATGTATGCTAAGCTCATTAGTGAAACTCGATGACGTTGAAGGCGCGGAGAAGATTTTGCAAGAATGGGAATCTGGAAATCCAAGATTCGACATCAGAATTCCAAATATGATGATCACTGCTTACTGTAAATGGGGTCTGTTCGATAAGGCTGAGGCGTATATCAAGAGACTTTTAGATGATGGCAAGGAATTAGACGGAAGTACATGGGACCGTTTATCGTCTGCGTATCACACAGATAATGCTATGGAAAAAGCAGTTGAAACATTGAAGAAAGCGACGTTGGGAATTCGACGAGGTTGGAAGCCTAACCACGTGACTTTCGGAGCTTGTATCAAGTATCtgaaagaaaaattagatgTGGAACAAGCTCTTGAGATTCTGAAATTATTTAAAGAAAATGGTCATATCTCAGCAACTACCTATGATAGACTAGTAAGTTATGTTCATGGTGAAATAGCTGATGCAGAAGCCATGGATCTTATCAAACAAAATTTCATGATTGAAAAGGTTCAActtgatgatgaagaaaattaAATGTTTCAATGTAAAAGATATTTGCAAATGATGTGTTCAATTATTTTCAACTTTTGCCTTGGCTGTTAACTCTAGTTATTTGTTTTCCTCCTGTTTTAGAGACTTTGTTGCACCTTTCATTGTTATGTCTCTGATTTATTTGGCATCCTAATTTATTCACTCtctttttttctaaaacaaGATGATCAATGTCACtaaaaattattgataaaaagaagaaaaaacaacaaaataaaatcatggAGAACCAAAATCCATGTAAAAGAAAGACTTGATTAGGTTTTTTTGtcacttattttaaatttcattttatcAATATTTAGTGGAGGGAATAGGATAGAACGTCCCAGCATATGTTCTAGTTAGGTCTGACCAGACAGACTTTGTTTAAATAGATAGAGTTAGAGGCATTTTATAACcatatttagttaaaaatgtCAACTTATATTATAGGCTACTATAAAAACCTATTAAATCTATcaacttaaatatatatataaataaaggtTTTTCTATCATTTACAAATTAAGTTCAAAATAGTAAATTTGTACAAGGAAGcccatataaataattattattatattaaattttatacttTGTAAATTCCCACATCCGAGagagtaaaaaatatttatttcttacAGTACAAACTTGAATCTAAACTATCTTACTTTGATAGAATAGTAATGTAGTATCGTGCCAAATCGATCTTAGATGAACCACACCCAGGCAGGCACCGACAACCACAATGGTACAAAGAAATGTAGAAAAACgaaaatgaaagcttaagaaaCATAGAAAAAGCCAGAAAGAGGGATCCACTTGCTCATCAGATATTGGTTGAAATATCATAATCAAAAGTGGGGCTTACAAGTTGGAAAAAAGAATGCAAGCAAGCAATATACTACgttaataaattcaaaattgagTAAGGATAGGCACAACAACCTATCCAATCCAAGTATCCACGTGGAAATTAATGCTATAATaatccacaatttattttgctTGTAACTTGTGATCAACAACCTTATAAACAGAAGTTTGAAAAGGATGTCTTCACAACTTGTACACGCATTTGAACAAGTTGCTTAACAAGTTGTTAAAGAactaaaaagaaattattaaaatataacttttgtatagaaaagattttttttttatatatttgatttttgaatgtaTCATAAGAATACATATTAGCATTTTCTTTAAACAAAAGCTTCCTAATATCAGGGGCGATTCCACTGTCCAGCAAGCCTCTCTCAaaatttttggtatttttaagAATTAGTTTATAACAAATCAGAAATTTTTATGGATTAGTTCAAGGTAAAACTgattttttgttcaaaactgagatttttcaacgcaaaactgaaatttttgttCAAAACTTAGATTTTGCCTAAACCTTATAAATTGTTAGGCTATGCCACTGCCTAAAATACTGCTAGTGCAAAATGCTCAGTCACGCGCCAAGTAACACTCGTGCGGATGCTCAGTCACGCGCCAAGTAACACTTGCGCGGATACGATGCCACGTCTCCCTTATCATCTTTGTGGTGAGTGATGTAGGCTTTCAGAAGTTTTGTGATGGTCATAAGTTTAGGGGATGTCACTATTTAgggaaacaaacaaaattagTCATCATAATTCCTCTCCACTCCCTCCACCTAACAACTCCCAAACAAACACTAAATGACCACGTTGGAATTTTACTTTATATGAATGAGTTTATAACAAGCTCAATGCCAAACATGAATTATACAATTGCAAACTAATAATGCAAACATGTATAGTTTAGTTTATAACAATCTGAAATCCAAAGTAAAACAGATGCAAATTTATTCAAACATCCATTTCAAATTACTCAAAGAGAGAAAGACTGGTAGTTATACCAACCTATCTCAGCAGTACCAAATATGCAACTTCTCTGATGATATATATGATACATCTAATCTAACTAAACCGGCATTCGGCATACAGCTTGTTCTATTCTATACAGGAATGTATTGCACAACAAATATGGAATAGCATTCAAAATAAGAGAAGACACAAAACTGTGCAACAAAAGAGGAAGAAACAGATTCTACCGAGCGACCTATCTGCTCGCATCAAATGCCTTCTCATCCTTGGATTACTAATTCCTGTAAGATTATACGAATTTGGGTATGTATATATGTTTGTCACTTGGTTACCAAAGATCCTTGCATATATCATCTCACCAAAGACACCATAAGTTGTATCCAATGGATTGGTCATTAAACCACTTGTGTTAAGCATTGGTGAAGTGTATCGTTGAGTATGGTTAAGATAATGAGGATGATAAACCTGAGAAGTATGTTGTGAAACAGATGCAGCATCAAGTGATCTTGGTAATGGACGAAGCGGTCTCGGTGGTATCACACTCCTTACTTGTTGAGCATTGCCTTTGGAAGGCGGTGTAGTTTGGCCGCGGCCATAGAGCGGAACAAGAGATGACTTTGAAATTTCTGATTTGCATACTGGACATTGTGGCTTCTCCTTTCGCTTATCTTCATTTTCGTCATTGAAATTAAGCCATTTGTAAATGCAGGGCCAGCAGTAGAGATGACCGCAAAGAGTGACAACCGGATCTTGCACACACTCAAGACATATGTTGCAGTCAAAGCCGCTAGAGCCTGAAATTGCTTCAGCACTCGCACATTTCCATATTTCCTGAGATGGTTTATCTTCCAAGGACTCAATTCGGTCCACACCCTCCTCAAAATACTGATTGAAGGCCATTTCCTTTTGTCTTACAATGTGTTCTTTGACTGTTAGTACCTGaatctgaaaagaaaaagagtaatGCAAAAATCATAAGTGACTAAAATCTAATTCATCCAACATTGTTGAAGtttcattaatataataaaatctaaaaaagttTTACTAAAACCAGTCTAAAACTTAACAACCAAGAACTTCCTTGTAACTGTAAAATTACATTCAGATCAAGAAATTCATGTTACTTATAAATCTTAAACACCAAAACAAGACAATTAAAGTGATTGAGATAAACTAGAACCTTCTAGCAGTTTACATTAAGTGATTGAGAGAGCACAACAAATTTTGGTAGGTGAAATGTAGGTGAACAGCAACAGCTGGCTCAACTAACCAAATTTATAGTTGTTTTTAGCATAAATTAAATAGTACATGTAATGTGCTTCATATGTGctacattttcttcaaaatatacaagtaaTTTCACTTCTCATAGATAAGGGTCACCCACCAACAAAAATATCTAATCTCTTCATAGCAATTAGAAAATAAAGTACAGTTTTGAgctcttaaaaaaatataaaactaagGATTTAAGATAATCTATGACATTTAAATAGAAcacaatgaaaaattatgttttgtaTTCATTAATTCCACATTCACATGCCGTGCCATGGCCCTACCTACCTAACACTaacagtttctttatcataatcAAGTAGGAAAGTAACAAAAGTAGATATAGCAAATTCCATATTATATTAATAACACACCAATAATTAAACTACATGTGAGAAATCACAAgagaaataagtaaaaaaaagtcACAATCATGCTAATTCTATCAGATAAGCTTAAAAAACAGTAAAACAATTTCAAACATTAAAACCATTGACTAAAACAATCTATGggaattttttatatgaatctcaAAGTTAatcaaatctctctctctctctagatcacatgagagagagagagagagatagaacAAGATTGATCATGTTGGCCTATACTGAAAATCAGACCAAAgtgtttttataagctatttctccaaaatagcttataaaaacacTTTATACAAAACAAGCtaaatttgtttcaatttttgctatagaaatagcttatacataagtgcttatcaATAAGCAACAAATTCAACACAAAATTGACCTATACTGAAATACAGACCAAAATGCAACCCAATGAAACAATTAAGCACCAAATCCAAAGGAACAAAAAAAACCCAGAAATTTTcaagttaaaaaatttaattttgcaaCTGAAATTccataattttgattaaaacCTGGTCAAAAAtctaattagaaaaaaaaataaaaaagggatttttttttttttccttttagacAAATAGTGAATACTAGGTTTAATTTTGGACATAAACCTCGGAAAACAAACCATGATTGAAAGAATCTGAGTTGCATAACATAGGATCGAAGGTTTTTGGTAGCAAAAAGTAAAGTAACAAATTAACCCATGATAGTGACAGTAAAAGAGAAATAGAGAGAAGGGTATTTTAGTACTTACAGAGATGAGAAATGGTGGCGTGTGTTGAAGGAAGAAGAGATAAGAGAGGtttgtgaaaaatgaaaaaacgttGGCAAAGGAACGGAATGAAtgaaaggaagaagatgaagagaatatataagagagagagagagagaggagtcAAAAGagtgttgttttttgtttctattgAGTTTCcactgttttatttttttttattttaaattatattttaagtgttaatttataattttatttgtcttttgtgattaatgaaaattttttatgatgaagatttgatttgttaaagattaaaattatgcttatatttaattattgattAGATAAAGAAGTAAGATAAgatcaaaaattaaataattggtTAAATTAGACAATCGgtacttaatttatttattagttttatattaatcatttaattaattaacgttATAAATTAATctcctaattttaattttgtttatcatATTGGTTTTTTTCGTTAGtttcttttcaaaataaaattaactttattttctgttttctgTTATATGTAcgcttaaatattttatttatgattaaTATTGTTAGGTGCTAATGAATATGATTAAAagtttaaacattttttttcaggCCGAGGATAAATATACTATCAACTTGTTAAAAAAGGAGTGTCTGAATGTAGAAAATAGTTATTGacagatttttcttttcaatatatTACATATTTCAGTGTGTTACGTGGTCACTTTAGTGACTATGTTAATAAAGTTAACGTTTATTGAGAAAAACTAACAGAAAAAACCAATATAACAAACATAATTAAAGTTAAGAGATTAATTTATAATGTTAATTAGTTAAAAGACTAGCGTGAAACTAATAAATGAATTAATAAACTAATTCTTCAATTTAGTCTAAAGAATTTAAATGAAAGATATGTAATTGAAGATAACAAATTGTTGTTATGGTAAAAGGatttgtttactttttttttataaagtcaaagatttgtttactttttaagtaagtcaaaataataatttcttttaaagtaagtcaaaataatatattagtagtataaaataaaataattttgcgacaaaaataaaaatcattcaaCCATAAAAAGTGtcaaaaatgaattaataataccataagtaaaaaataaaaaaagattcggtcaaaataatataatcaaaAAGGAGATATCTTAATTAAGATTGTCAAGGAATTATGTCATCTCAAAAGATAAATGTGCATTTTTTTTGAactgtaaaaataaataacttctTATCAAGATAAATGCGGgtgtgtttttactttttacccTTTAGATGGTCCAAACGCAAGTTGGTCAAATCAGATGTAGACAtgactaaatttatttatagcATAGTCTCCGCATGAGTCAACATGTATATTCCTTTAATCGAATACCCTTTGTCAGGATCAAGTAATTTTCAATCCCAATTATTCGCCAAAACGTCTTGCAATTAATGCATAATTtgaatcattaatatttttagttttctttcatgaaaaattataaaaaattaatattgtgaaaatattcattgagaCAAATCACACAAGATCTtatttgttaatatttatttttatacgttagtaaaaaaataaggtcaaaataAATGACAACAGCCAACAGAGACAATTCTTTTGGAACggaggaatatatatatatatcaaagaaCAACCCTATTTCACATTCTCTTCGTCCAACACATGAACACTCCTACGCCACCTCCACCCTACTAACTAAAAAAGCCTTCTAAATTTATCACAAAAATGATCCACTCCAACCATAGATCCAACCAAAAACTTGATATATAGCCCCATTCACATTATTATCAACTTCATTCgtaacctcaaaaaaaaaaaaaacttcattcgTAATATATTAAATGAATATGTATGACTGTATGAGACTCGGGCTATTTTAAAGATCTAACCATTAAAATcgatttactttttaaaaaaaaaatctaaacaatggcggtttatatattaaatactaaataaaaagaaatctaAAAAACTCTGTATTTAGTCCTATAATCGACTAATTCTAGGGGATTAATTTCACCGCTCATTTGCAGGAGTCCCATTTAAAGTCGaagttttttgctctgtatgaacTAACCTGTTGAAATTGGCACTAGATGGAAACAAACATAAGACTTTGAGAGGAACACACTTCAATGTCCCAAATCAATACCACTAGATCAACTCAAGTGATTTCATTTTGAAATGGCCAATATTAGTTCAGAATTTGCTCGATTAATATTTCCTTTGTCTGAAATTAAACTCGGGACCTTCAACTCCTTTTAACCCTTTTAAGCTATCAaccataaaaaattatgtacTATTTTAAATTCTTGTATTTCACGCCAACTTTAAAAACGACAATACTTTatgttttttgtcaaataatataattgttAGAAATTCAtcttttaaagtgaataaatgaaaCATCATATTTATGGAGAACGACAATACTAACATAATATTATCAtctttgtcaaaataaaaatattatcatcaaGATTAATATTCATATGTTTaaagtttgtaaaaatatttaatatgcTGATACACAAATTTAAGATCAATTCATATGTTTCTTGCGTGTGTTTTACAAGGAGTCTCACATAATTTAAACATGTTTAATAATTACATCAATGCATGGCATTGATTTGGAGTAACTTTTTTAAGGttcttttttaccaaacaaatcCAAGCTTCCTCTTGGTTTGTTGTTGTCATTAAATTTTTtctcgatatatatatatatatatctgtaaccaaaaaaaatatatatatatctaaaataattacacattaataaaagataaacggaaaacaaaatataaatttgtctACCATGGGAATCAAACTTGTattctttattttcaataaagtattttttttatcagtagcctctcctatttttttattttattttttaaaaatcagtaGTCTCAATCCTAACGTGAATCACACTAGTTGTAGttgcaacaaaagaaaaaacaagctCCGGTTTGCCCACAGAATAagcaatttctttaaaaaaaaattttaaaaaattcttgaacaaaaaaagaaaaagaaaataaatgctcttaatacatttttttg
Coding sequences within it:
- the LOC123894697 gene encoding pentatricopeptide repeat-containing protein At2g20710, mitochondrial-like, encoding MMLIRSINKTLNTYSVPRFLQMYTTKTSIGFSALENRILKNGDPRTSMTPILNQWVEQGKEVTRPVLHRIITRLANYRRFSHALQVSEWMSNNSKNDLSPGDIAKRLNLISKVHGLEQAQKFFKGIPEAKIGFKIYAALLNCYAEHKSLEEAEVTMEKIKKLRPVDMTVCYNMMLKLYAQKGKHEKLDRLMQEMQEKDICNGATYTIRLNAYVNSRDIEGMEKLLMQMEADPVATVDWYTYATAANGYMKVGNVEKASEMMKKSENSVNDRARKTAYESLLTMHAAIGNKDEVYRLWNRCKNLRNSFNSSYLCMLSSLVKLDDVEGAEKILQEWESGNPRFDIRIPNMMITAYCKWGLFDKAEAYIKRLLDDGKELDGSTWDRLSSAYHTDNAMEKAVETLKKATLGIRRGWKPNHVTFGACIKYLKEKLDVEQALEILKLFKENGHISATTYDRLVSYVHGEIADAEAMDLIKQNFMIEKVQLDDEEN
- the LOC123894698 gene encoding E3 ubiquitin-protein ligase RMA1H1-like, with translation MAFNQYFEEGVDRIESLEDKPSQEIWKCASAEAISGSSGFDCNICLECVQDPVVTLCGHLYCWPCIYKWLNFNDENEDKRKEKPQCPVCKSEISKSSLVPLYGRGQTTPPSKGNAQQVRSVIPPRPLRPLPRSLDAASVSQHTSQVYHPHYLNHTQRYTSPMLNTSGLMTNPLDTTYGVFGEMIYARIFGNQVTNIYTYPNSYNLTGISNPRMRRHLMRADRSLGRICFFLFCCTVLCLLLF